Part of the Paenibacillus guangzhouensis genome is shown below.
CTTACTTTTATGTATAGTATGCCTATATAACGCATTTGGTACATCTACCCAACTTGACTGCTCCATTTTTTCATTACATCTTAAATGAAGTGAGTGAAGCATATGTCAATCAGCTTGCTAAATGTATGGGGCTAGTCGTATCTTACGCCATTCGAGATTCGATCCAGCTCATCCCAATCCAATATCTTGATTCCATTCTTGCTCTTGGAAATAATTCCAAGGCGTGAAAGCTTGTGAACTAGCCGATTGATGTGTCGTGGTGTTGTTCCGACGATGGCAGCGATCTCGGCTGTATGCGTCGTGTGAAGTTCCTTACCGAATTCCTTGGGAAGGCCGGTAGAAAGAAGGTAGGTCGCAAACCTTTCTTCCACCGATGTCAATAGATTCACGCGGGATGCTGCTGTGCAGGTCTGAAGTTTATAAGCCATATGTCGGAGCAGTTCATTGAGGAAAAGGGGATCTTCCATCAAATACTGCTTGACTTCTCGGATCGGAATGAACAAAAACGAGCAGGGCTCGATGGCCTCTACCCGGGACTGCACCGCCACATGTTGGATCAACTCAATGTCGCCGAAGATCGAGACGGGATGGCAGAACCGGAGCAGAAGAGATTTCCCAGTTTCCAGACTGGAAGACACCCTTGACTGTCCATCAACTTGAATATATATTCCGTCCAGCATGTCACCTTCGGAGAGGATCGTCTCATTGTCATCGTAGGTACGAATTTGGAAGTTCAACGTTGCTATGCTGCTGAACATTTGATCCAAATGATGCATGGTAATATAGGTTTGGATTTGTTCGGGATCAAGATGTGTTTTCATAAAATCCTCCTGAGTGGACATCGG
Proteins encoded:
- a CDS encoding Crp/Fnr family transcriptional regulator — translated: MKTHLDPEQIQTYITMHHLDQMFSSIATLNFQIRTYDDNETILSEGDMLDGIYIQVDGQSRVSSSLETGKSLLLRFCHPVSIFGDIELIQHVAVQSRVEAIEPCSFLFIPIREVKQYLMEDPLFLNELLRHMAYKLQTCTAASRVNLLTSVEERFATYLLSTGLPKEFGKELHTTHTAEIAAIVGTTPRHINRLVHKLSRLGIISKSKNGIKILDWDELDRISNGVRYD